Genomic segment of Streptomyces longhuiensis:
TTCGACGGGTGCGCGCCGGAAGGCGTCGGGGCCGAGGAGCTGACGGAAGGTCTGGGCGCCCCAGAAGACGCCGGCCGCGCCGCCGCCTTCGATGCGGACGGTCCGCCGGTCGACGGTCATCCGGTAGGCCTCAGGGCCGAGTTCGGGGTCGACGCGCAGCTCTATACGGGTTTCACCGTCGCGCAGGTCAGCGCCGGTCCCGGCGGGGGGCAGGCCGAGGCCGGTGGCCGCTCCGACGGTCGAGCGCAGCCAGCGGGCGACGCCCTCGGTGCCCGCGGCGGCGTCGATGGTGGTGGCGTCGCCGAGTTCGTGGAGGCCGTCACCGTGCGCCGTCCGGCTGGGTGCGGGAATGAGATCTGTCGAAGTCACTGACGTCAGTCCTTAACCGCGCCGCCGAGCCCGGACACCAGGCGCCGCTGTACGAGTACGAAGAAGACCAGTACCGGAATGGTCATTACCGTCGACGCCGCCATGATGCCGCCCCAGTCGTTCTCGTCGGGTTTGAAGAAGACGAGCAGGGCCATGGGCAGGGTCGACTGCGAGGTGTCGCTGATGATGAAGGACTTCGCGAACAGGAAGTCGTTCCAGGTGGAGATGAAGGAGAAGACGCTGGTCGCCACGAGGCCGGGAAAGACCAGCGGGAAAAGGATCTGCCAGAGGAACCGGGTGCGGCTCGCCCCGTCGATGTACGCGGCTTCCTCGAGCGCTTCAGGGACGGCCTTCACAAATCCCCGGAGCATCCACACGGCGAACGGCAGGGAGAACGCCAGGTGGGGCAGGATCAGTGAGCCGAGTGTGTTGAGCTGCCCGAAATCCCGCATGAGGAAGAAGAGCGGAATGGTGAGGGCCTCGACGGGCACCATCTGCGCGACCAGGAACATGATGAGAAGCGTCGTGCGGAACCTGAACCGGAACCTTGTCACCGCGGTCGCCGCGAGGAATGCGACGAGGGCGGAGACGACGACGACGGTGCCCGCGACGGTCAGGCTGTTGAGGAAGTACCGGCCGAATTCCTCCTGTTGGAAGACGCGCCGGAAGGAGTCGAGCGAGGGCGCGAGCGTCCAGGGTCTCGGCTCGGTCGACTCGATCTCGCCGGCCGGTTTGAAGGCGCCGAGCACCATCCAGTAGAGGGGGAAGGCGACGACGAGGGCGATCAGGAGCGCGGACGCCTCGGCGGCGAGCCGCCACGGCCGCCGCACCCTCACCCGTACCGGATTCACAGCTCCTCCCCTCTGCGGCGCAGGATCCGCAGGTAGCCGAGCGTGACGGCGAGCAGGATCAGCAGCATGACGACGCCGATCGCCGAGCCGAGGCTGTACTGGCTGGAAGCGAAGGCCTTTTGGTACGCGTACACGTTGAGCACGAGGTTCTGGCCCGCGATGCCGCCGCCGTTCGTCATGACGTAGATCTGGGTGAACACCTTGAAGTCCCAGATGACCGACTGGACGGTGACGACGAGGAGGATCGGCCGCAGCATCGGGGCGAGCACCGAGCGCCAGATCCGCCACTGCGAGGCCCCGTCGAGCGCCGCCGCCTCGACGACCTCCGCCGGGATCGCCCTGATGCCCGCGTACACGGTGACCATCACGAACGGGAAGGAGCACCAGACCACTTCGAGCAGGACGAGCGCGAAGGCGCTGTAGCGGCCGTACGTCCACGAGAAGTCGCCGAGCCCGAACACCCGGTTGACCGGGCCGAAGTCCGGGTCGAAGAGGAACATCCAGACCGTGGAGCCGGTGACCGCGGGGGTCGCCCAGGCGCCGAGCGCGGCCAGCATGAGGGCGAGCCGGGGCAGGGCGCGTACGCGGGTGAGCAGCACGGCGAGGGCGCAGCCGACGGCGAGGGTTGAGACGACGCACGCGGCGGCGAACAGGACCGTGGCGAGCAGCACCTGCCAGAACTGCTCGTCGGCGAAGAGCGTCGCGTAGTTCCCGAGCCCCTGGAAGGTGGTCGGTTCGCCGCCGCTGACCTGGGCCTGGGTGTATTCGAGGAACGAGATCAGGCCGAGTTGGTAGACGGGGTAGACGAGGAGCCCGCCGAGGAGGAGCAGGGCGGGGGCGAGATAGAGCCAGGGGGTCCAGGCGCCGGTGCGGCGGGCGGTGGTGGCCACGCGGTCAGCCCGCGGTGCGGAACGCGGTGTCCATCTTCTTCGCCGCGTCCCGTGAGGCCGTCGCCACGTCCTTACGTCCGCTGACGATCTCCTGGAACATGGTCGGCAGGACGAGCGAGGCGTCGATCTGACCCCAGGCGGGCGAGGCGGGCACGAACTTGGCGCCGGCGCCGAGGGTCTTGATGAAGGGCGCGACGAAGGGCTCCTTCTTCGCGACGCTCTCGCGGACGTCCGTGTACGTGGGCAGGAAGCCCATCGCGTCGAAGAGTTCGCCCTGCGTCTTCTTCGAGGCGAGGCTCTTCATGAGGTCCACGGCGAGCGTGCGGTGCGCGGTGCTCCTGAGTACGCCGATGTTGTTGCCGCCCGCGAAGGCCGGCGCGATGTCGCCCTTGTCCGCGCCCGGCAGCGGCACGACGGCGTACTTGCCCTTCACCTTGCCGTCCTCCATGGCCTGGTGGCTGAAGTCGCCGCCGATGGCCATGCCGGCCTTGCCGGAGGCGAACGCGGTGACGGTGTCGTTGCCGCCCATGCCCGCGCACTTCGCGGCGGGACAGTTGTCGCCGCCGAAGAGGGACGTGTACGCCTCGATGCCCTTGCGCGCGGCCGGGCTGTCGATGGCCGACTCGTACGATCCGCCCTTCTTCTCGGCGAGTTCACCGCCCTGGGACCAGATGAAGGGCATGGCGCCGTACGTGTAGGCGCCGCCGACCGCGAGACCGTAGAGGTCGGGCCTCATCTTGTGGATCTTCCGTGCCGTGGCGGCGAGTTGGGCCTGGGTCGTCGGGACGTCGAGTTTGAGGTCCTTGAAGACGTCGGTGCGGTAGTAGAGGGCGCGTACGCCGACGAAGTAGGGGGCGCCGTAGATCTTTCCGTCGACGGTCACGGACTCCTCGGCCGTCGGGTCGGTGTCCTTGGCCTCGGGCCAGGCGCCGAACTCCTCGGTCACGTCGGCGAGGCCGCCGTCCTTGACGTATCCGGCGGTGTCGGTGTTGCCGTACTCGATGACGTCGGGGGCGCTCTTCGGGTCGTTGAAGGCGGCCTTGATCTTCTCGGCGCGAGTCTCGACGGGTATGTACTCGACCGTGACGTCGGCGCCCTTGTGGGACTTCTCGAAGGCGGCGACGGCCGCGTCGACGACCTTCTGCTTCGGCCGGTTGTCGACCTCCTGGAAGAGCCAGACGCGCAGGGTCCCGCTCTTGTCGTCCCCGGCGGAGCCGTTGTCCGAGGTCCCGGGGGCGCAGGCGGTGGCGAGGGCAAGTGCGGCCAGGGGCAAGGCCATTCGGACGGGGAGCTTCATGGGGGCAGCCTCCGAAGTGTCGTTGCAACATACGCAATGGCGGTTTTGCTGTGCACAACACAGAGGAGGCTAGGAGGTCCAGACCACTGAGCGCAACGGTTGCGGAGGCAGCACAAAGGCCCCCATGGCGCGACAGATGCGCACCTCGGGGGCCTTTCGCAGCAGACTCAGGAACCTTCCGCGACGGCGCGGGCGACCACTTCCGCCCGCTGCCGCTACGTCATGCCCGCGACTTCCTGCCCGCTACTTCTTGTCCTTGCCGCCCTTGTCCTTGTCGCCGCCGGCGCCCATGGACTCGTAGATCTCCTTGCACATGGGACACACGGGGTACTTCTTCGGGTCCCGGCCCGGCACCCAGACCTTGCCGCAGAGCGCGACGACCGGCGTCCCCTCGAGGGCGCTCGCCATGATCTTGTCCTTCTGGACATAGTGGGCGTAGCGCTCGTGGTCGCCGTCACCGTGCGATGTCTGCGGCGTCGGCTCTACGAGGGTCCCCGTACCTGTCCCGCGCTCGGGCTCAAGAGTGCTCATAAAGGCCAAGGGTACTGAAGCGCCGGGAGAAGGGTCAGCGGCCTCGGGGTGAAGGGCCCGCGCCCCCGGTTCCCGTCGATCACGGCACCGGCCGACGGCCTCAGTTGAGCGACGGATCGTCCGGGTACGTCGCCACCATCGCCAGGTCGCTGCGCTGGCGTCGCAGCACCGCGCGCCACAGGCCCTCGGGGTCCGTCGACGAGATGTCGCCCGGTTCCGACTCGACGACGTACCAGGCGCCGTCGGTCAGCTCGGACTCCAGCTGGCGCGGGCCCCAGCCCGCGTACCCGGCGAAGATCCGCAGGGATCCGAGCGCGGAGGCGAGCAGCTCGGGAGGGGCCTCCAGGTCGACCAGGCCGATCGCGCCGTGGATGCGGCGCCAGCCGAGGGGCCCTTCGTCGCCGGGGATCACCGCGACGCCGAGCGCCGAGTCGAGCGAGACCGGGCCGCCCTGGAAGACGACGCCCGGAGCGCCGGCGAGCTCGCCCCAGCCCTCCAGGATGTCGCCGACCCCGACCGGCGTGGGCCGGTTGAGGACCACGCCGAGCGAGCCCTCCTCGTCGTGGTCGAGGAGCAGCACGACCGCCCGGTCGAAGTTCGGGTCCGTGAGGGCGGGTGTGGCCACGAGCAGCCGCCCTGTGAGCGAGGACACCTCGGTCATGCCAGACATGATCCCGCATCTTGCCGCCGAGCGGGGAGTCAATGACCCTTCCCGGGTGAGCCCAGCTCAGAGACGCCTCACGCGCCCGGGGCGCGCGCCGTGAACCGCCTCCGGAAGGTGACCCTCCGCGCCCGTTTAGCGACATTTCGTGTTGTAGCGAAGTCATGACGTCCCCCCGGTGCACTTGGGCTTACGGAAGGGGGGTAGGCGGCCCTTACGCTTATGCCTTGGCCCGCCCAGCGGCCCGGCCCGAAAGGCCTCGCCCGACGGCTCCGCCGCGGTCCTGCCCATCTGTCCTGTCCATCTCATCGGAACGCGAGATTCATGACCGTCACCGACGATGTACTGCTTGTCCACGGCGGAACCCCGCTGGAGGGCGAGATCCGTGTCCGCGGCGCGAAGAACCTCGTGCCCAAGGCCATGGTCGCCGCGCTGCTCGGCAGCGAGCCGAGCCGGCTGCGCAACGTCCCGGACATCCGGGACGTCCGGGTCGTACGCGGCCTCCTCCAGCTGCACGGCGTGACGGTCCGCCCGGGTGAGGAACCCGGCGAGCTGATCATGGACCCGTCGCACGTGGAGAGCGCCAACGTCGCCGACATCGACGCGCACGCGGGCTCCTCGCGCATTCCGATCCTGCTGTGCGGGCCGCTCCTGCACCGGCTCGGCCACGCGTTCATCCCGGGTCTCGGCGGCTGCGACATCGGCGGCCGGCCCATCGACTTCCACTTCGAGGTGCTCCGCCAGTTCGGCGCGACCATCGAGAAGCGGGCGGACGGCCAGTACCTGGAGGCCCCGCAGCGGCTGCGCGGCACGAAGATCCGGCTGCCGTACCCGTCCGTCGGCGCGACCGAGCAGGTCCTTCTGACGGCCGTGCTGGCCGAGGGCGTGACCGAGCTCTCGAACGCGGCCGTGGAGCCCGAGATCGAGGACCTCATCTGCGTACTGCAGAAGATGGGCGCGATCATCGCCATGGACACCGACCGGACCATCCGGGTCACGGGTGTCGACAAGCTGGGCGGCTACACGCACCGCGCCCTCTCGGACCGTCTGGAGGCCGCGTCGTGGGCGTCGGCCGCGCTGGCGACCGAGGGCAACATCTACGTCCGCGGCGCCCAGCAGCGCTCGATGATGACGTTCCTGAACACGTACCGCAAGGTCGGTGGCGCCTTCGAGATCGACGACGAGGGCATCCGCTTCTGGCACCCGGGCGGCTCGCTGAAGTCGATCGCCCTGGAGACGGACGTCCACCCCGGTTTCCAGACCGACTGGCAGCAGCCGCTCGTCGTGGCCCTGACGCAGGCCTCGGGCCTGTCCATCGTCCACGAGACGGTCTACGAGTCCCGCCTCGGCTTCACGTCCGCCCTGAACCAGATGGGCGCGCACATCCAGCTCTACCGCGAGTGCCTGGGCGGCTCGGACTGCCGCTTCGGCCAGCGCAACTTCCTGCACTCCGCGGTCGTGTCGGGCCCCACGAAGCTCCAGGGCGCCGACCTGGTCATCCCCGACCTGCGCGGCGGCTTCTCGTACCTGATCGCGGCCCTGGCCGCCCAGGGCACCAGCCGCGTCCACGGCATCGACCTGATCAACCGCGGCTACGAGAACTTCATGGAGAAGCTCGTGGAGCTCGGCGCGAAGGTCGAGCTGCCGGGCAAGGCACTGGGCTAGCCACAGGTCCTGCCGACGCCCTTCCTGAGCGTCGGCAGGACCCCCGTGACAACGCAGAAGGGGCGGCCACCCGAACCGGGTGGCCGCCCCTTCTGTTGCCTGGCTTACTTGCCCTTGGCGGCTTCCTTGAGCTTGGAGCCCGCGGACACCTTCACGCTGAAACCGGCCGGGATGTTGATCGGCTCGCCGGTCTGCGGGTTGCGGGCGGTGCGAGCGGCACGGTGCGTGCGCTCGAAGGTCAGGAAGCCGGGGATGGTGACCTTCTCGTCGCCCTTGGCAACGATCTCGCCGACCGTCTCGGCGAACGCGGCCAGCACGGCGTCGGCGTCCTTGCGGGTCACCTCGGCGCGGTCGGCCAGCGCGGCCACCAGCTCACTGCGGTTCATGTTTGTACTCCCGTGTTCTTCTTGCCGTTGAGGCGTGCCACGCGGCGGAGCCGCATGTTGGGCACAGCGAAGCCGATGCTGCCAGGGTCCTCGGTCAGGCCCCGGACCCGGGTCCGTCTTCAGACCCTCGCGCCCGAAGACGCATCCTGCCCCCACCAGCGGCGGGAAAGCCAATCCGGCGCCCTTGGGGGTCACACGGATTGCGTCGCCGTCCCGGTATGGGGCGGGGTGGGGCCGTGCTTCCCGGCCACCCTAGAGGGCGGCCAGGGGCCCCGCATTCCGCGACGCGCCGGGCCTCAGGAGGCCGTGGCGCCCGTCACAGCGCCGCCGACGGCCTTCGCGGCGTTACGCACCGCTCCGGCGACGGCGCCCGCGACCTTGTCGTTGAAGACGCTCGGAATGATGTAGTTCGGGTTGAGCTCGTCCTCGCTCACCACGTCCGCCAGGGCGGCCGCGGCGGCCAGCATCATCTCCGTGTTGACCGTACGCGACTGGGCGTCGAGGAGGCCACGGAAGACGCCCGGGAACACGAGGACGTTGTTGATCTGGTTCGGGAAGTCCGAGCGGCCCGTGGCCACAACTGCCGCCGTCTGACGGGCGATTGCGGGGTCGACCTCGGGGTCCGGGTTCGCGAGCGCGAACACGATGGCGCCCTCGGCCATGGCCGCCACGTCGTCGCCGTCGAGCACGTTCGGAGCGGAGACCCCGATGAACACGTCGGCGCCGCGCACGGCCTCCTTGAGCGTGCCCGTGAGGCCCTCGGGGTTGGTGTTGTCGGCGATCCAGCGCAGCGGCGAATCGGCCTTCGCGTCGACGAGGTCCGCGCGGTCCGCGTGCACGACACCGTGGATGTCGGCGACGACCGCGTTCTTGACGCCGGCTGCGATCAGGAGCTTGAGGATCGCCGTGCCGGCCGCGCCCGCGCCGGACATGACGACGCGGATGTCGCCGATGGCCTTACCCGCGACACGCAGGGCGTTCGTCAGGGCGGCGAGGACGACGATGGCCGTGCCGTGCTGGTCGTCGTGGAAGACCGGGATGTCGAGGGCCTCACGCAGGCGGGCCTCGATCTCGAAGCAGCGCGGGGCGGAGATGTCCTCGAGGTTGATGCCCGCGAAGCCGGGGGCGATGGCCTTGACGATCTCGACGATCGCGTCGGTGTCCTGGGTGTCCAGGCAGATCGGCCAGGCATCGATGTCGGCGAAGCGCTTGAAGAGGGCCGCCTTGCCCTCCATGACGGGCATGGCGGCCATCGGGCCGATGTTGCCGAGGCCGAGCACGGCGGAGCCGTCCGTCACGACCGCAACGGTGTTCCGCTTGATCGTCAGACGCCGGGCGTCCTCGGGGTTCTCGGCGATCGCCATGCACACGCGGGCCACACCCGGCGTGTAGACCATGGACAGGTCGTCACGGTTGCGGATGGGGTGCTTCGACTGCATCTCGATCTTGCCGCCGAGGTGCATCAGGAACGTACGGTCGGAGACCTTGCCGAGGATGACGCCCTCGATGCCGCTCAGGCCCTCGACGATCTCGTCGGCGTGCGCGGTGGAGCTCGCGGCGATCGTGACGTCGATCCGGAGTTTCTCGTGGCCGGACGCCGTCACGTCGAGACCGGTCACCGAGCCTCCGTGGGACTCCACGGCCGTCGTGAGTTGGGATACCGCTGTTCCGCTGGCGGGCACCTCAAGGCGGACCGTCATCGAGTAGGAGACGCTGGGCGCCGTTGCCATGGCCGACTTCCTCTGCTTTCACCGTGTGGCTGCTGCTGTTTTTCCGTCCGATCGTCGCACCTACCGCTGAGTACGTGGTAGCCGCCCCGGATTGCGAACGTTTTGTTCACTGCCCGGACAGCACCCCGGTCGCGCGCTTTCGGAAAGTTGTTTCCACCATACGAGAAGTGACGGGAAACAGAAAGAGGTCCACGTCAGCTGACGTGGACCTCTCACTTACGTTGATGACACCGACCCGCCATGCTCGCCTCGCGGCAAGTGGTCGCTCGTAGCGACGAAGGTTGGGCCCGGGGGCTTGGATCGAGCCGGTGCCACGTCCAAGGTAACAAAGGATCCCCGTAAGGCAATTCCCATCCCTCGAACTCATTCACGCAGCAGGTCCGGCACCCCGTCCGCGTCCGGCTCGTCGCGGCTGCCCGAGACGACCGTGAGCTGCTGCGTGGCGCGGGTCAGCGCCACGTACAGGACGCGCAGGCCCGCCGGGGACTCGTCGGCGATCTCCGCGGGCGACACGACGACCGTCGCGTCGTACTCCAGGCCCTTGGCCTCCAGGCTGCCGAGCGCGACCACGCGGTCGCCGAGTCCGGACAGCCAGCGCGCCGCCTCGTCCCGCCTGTTCATCGCGACGACGACGCCGACCGTGCCGTCGACCTGGTCGAGCAGGCGCGCCGCCTCCTCGCGGACGGTGTGCCCGAGACCGTCCCGTACGACCGCGAACCGGGGGCGCACCCCCGTCGAGCGGACCGCCGACGGGGACTCGGAGCCCGGCATGGCGAGCGCGAGGACCTTGGCGGCGAGCTCGGCGATCTCGGCCGGGTTGCGATAGTTCACGGTGAGGGTGAAGCGGCGGCGCGGACGGGAGCCGAGGGCCTCGTCACGGGCCTCCGCCGCCTCGTCCGGGTCCGACCAGGACGACTGGGCGGGGTCGCCGACCACCGTCCACGTCGCGTGCCGGCCGCGGCGGCCGACCATCCGCCACTGCATGGGCGTGAGGTCCTGCGCCTCGTCGACGATGACGTGCGCGTACTCCGTGCGCTCCTGGGCCAGGCGCTCGGCGCGCTCGCGCTGCGTCTCCTCGCGCGAGGGCATCAGCTCCTCGAGACCGGTGAGCTGGTCCAGAGGGTCGTACTCGCGCTTCTTCCTCGGGCGTACGGGGGTACCGAGGACCGCGTTCAGCTCGTCCAGGAGCGCCACGTCGTGCACCGACAGGGCTTCGCGGCGCAGCGAGCGGGCGACCTTGCGGACCTCGCCGGGGTTGAGGATCCGGCGGGCCCAGCGGCCGAGGCGGCGCTCGTCGCCCATCGCGGCGAGAACACCGCGCGGGGTCAGCTCGGGCCACCACGCGTCGAGGAAGCGCAGGAAGTCGTCCTCGGAGGTGATGTCGTCATCGAACGAGGAGCGCAGCTCCGCGGCGAGTTCCGGGTCGCTGTGGCGGGTGCCCGCGCCGGACTGCGACCACAGGGCGTCCAGGAGGAGTTTGCGGGCGCGCGGGCGCAGCAGGTTGACGGGAGCGGTGCCGCTGAGCGCGTTCTGGCGGATCCGCGCCAGGTCGGCGGCCTCCAGCTCCAGGCGGCGGCCGAAGGCGACGACGCGCAGGCGCGTGGGCTGCTCTGCGGGGGCCTGCGCCTCGTCCCCGTCGGAGTCGTCGTCACCGAAGGCCAGCTGGCCCTGCCTCGGCTGCGGCGCCGTCACGGTCCCCATCTCCAGGGCTCCGCGCGCGGCCTTGCGCAGGACGCGCAGCATCCGCGAGGAGCCCTTGACGCGGGCGACCGCCGGGGAGTCGTAGACCGTGGCCTCCGCGCCGTCGACCAGCGAGCCGACCGCGCGGATCGCGACCTGGCCCTCCTCGCCGAGCGAGGGCAGGACGCCCTCGGTGTAGGCGACGAGGAGCGGGGTCGGGGAGACGATCAGGATGCCGCCCGCGTACCGGCGGCGGTCCTGGTAGAGCAGGTACGCGGCGCGGTGCAGGGCGACGGCCGTCTTGCCGGTGCCGGGGCCGCCCTCCACGTACGTCACCGACGCGGCGGGGGCCCGGATCACGAGGTCCTGCTCGGCCTGGATGGACGCCACGATGTCGCGCATGGTGTGGCTGCGGGCCTGGCCGAGGGCGGCCATCAGGGCGCCGTCGCCGATGACGGGCAGCTGCTCGCCGTCGAGGTACGCGGTCAGCTCGGGGCGCATCAGGTCGTCCTCGACGCCGAGCACCTTGCGGCCCTTGGAGCGGATGACCCGGCGGCGTACGACGCGTCCCGGATCGACCGGGGTCGAGCGGTAGAAGGGCGCGGCGGCCGGCGCGCGCCAGTCGATGACCAGGGGCGAGTAGTCGGCGTCCAGGACGCCGATCCGGCCGATGTGGAGCGTCTCGGCGATGTCGGCGCTCCGCTTCCCCTCCGCGTCCTCGCGCACGGACCCCTCGGCGGGCTCCACGGCCGTGTACGCGCCGTCGGGGCCCTTCTTGCCGTCCTTGCCGAGCAGCAGGTCGATCCGGCCGAAGAGGAAGTCCTCGAACTCGTTGTTGAGGCGGTTGAGGTGGATCCCCGCGCGGAACACCTGGGCGTCGCGCTCGGCGAGGGCGCCGGGCGTGCCGACCTGCCCCCGCTGGGCCGCGTCGTTCATCAGGAACTCGGCCTCGTGGATCTTTTCCTCGAGCCGGCGGTACACCTGGTCGAGGTGTTCCTGTTCGACACCGACCTCGCGGTCCCGGACGGAATCGCGGTCCTGGTCGAGCGCGGTCTGCTGATGAGCCTGAGCGGCCACCGGGCCCCCTTCTGACGTGCTGGGCAGCCGTCAAAGGTACGCGAAGGGAGGCCCGGGAGGCTACGCATCCGGCTGCCGGGGCTACGCGTCGACCTCCACGAGGCGTTTGCCGTCGAGCGTCTCGACCTCGAAGTGGTCGATGGCGTTGCGCTCGAACGCGGCGCCCCCGTGCACGTACAGGGGGTACTTCGACGCCCCGTGCTTGCTGTTGGGAATGCCGTAACCCCACTTCGGGACGGCCCAGGTGGTGACCGTCTCACGCTGGCCGTTCTTGCCGACCGCGACCAGCGAGCAGGTGAGCGGGCCCTTGACGTTCTTCAGCTCCAGGACGGTGTGGGTGCCCCAGGCCTTCTTCTCCATGCCGATGGTGGCGGTGACCTTCGTGTTC
This window contains:
- a CDS encoding carbohydrate ABC transporter permease, with protein sequence MNPVRVRVRRPWRLAAEASALLIALVVAFPLYWMVLGAFKPAGEIESTEPRPWTLAPSLDSFRRVFQQEEFGRYFLNSLTVAGTVVVVSALVAFLAATAVTRFRFRFRTTLLIMFLVAQMVPVEALTIPLFFLMRDFGQLNTLGSLILPHLAFSLPFAVWMLRGFVKAVPEALEEAAYIDGASRTRFLWQILFPLVFPGLVATSVFSFISTWNDFLFAKSFIISDTSQSTLPMALLVFFKPDENDWGGIMAASTVMTIPVLVFFVLVQRRLVSGLGGAVKD
- a CDS encoding extracellular solute-binding protein, with the translated sequence MKLPVRMALPLAALALATACAPGTSDNGSAGDDKSGTLRVWLFQEVDNRPKQKVVDAAVAAFEKSHKGADVTVEYIPVETRAEKIKAAFNDPKSAPDVIEYGNTDTAGYVKDGGLADVTEEFGAWPEAKDTDPTAEESVTVDGKIYGAPYFVGVRALYYRTDVFKDLKLDVPTTQAQLAATARKIHKMRPDLYGLAVGGAYTYGAMPFIWSQGGELAEKKGGSYESAIDSPAARKGIEAYTSLFGGDNCPAAKCAGMGGNDTVTAFASGKAGMAIGGDFSHQAMEDGKVKGKYAVVPLPGADKGDIAPAFAGGNNIGVLRSTAHRTLAVDLMKSLASKKTQGELFDAMGFLPTYTDVRESVAKKEPFVAPFIKTLGAGAKFVPASPAWGQIDASLVLPTMFQEIVSGRKDVATASRDAAKKMDTAFRTAG
- a CDS encoding DUF3039 domain-containing protein; translation: MSTLEPERGTGTGTLVEPTPQTSHGDGDHERYAHYVQKDKIMASALEGTPVVALCGKVWVPGRDPKKYPVCPMCKEIYESMGAGGDKDKGGKDKK
- a CDS encoding YqgE/AlgH family protein; translation: MTEVSSLTGRLLVATPALTDPNFDRAVVLLLDHDEEGSLGVVLNRPTPVGVGDILEGWGELAGAPGVVFQGGPVSLDSALGVAVIPGDEGPLGWRRIHGAIGLVDLEAPPELLASALGSLRIFAGYAGWGPRQLESELTDGAWYVVESEPGDISSTDPEGLWRAVLRRQRSDLAMVATYPDDPSLN
- the murA gene encoding UDP-N-acetylglucosamine 1-carboxyvinyltransferase; protein product: MTVTDDVLLVHGGTPLEGEIRVRGAKNLVPKAMVAALLGSEPSRLRNVPDIRDVRVVRGLLQLHGVTVRPGEEPGELIMDPSHVESANVADIDAHAGSSRIPILLCGPLLHRLGHAFIPGLGGCDIGGRPIDFHFEVLRQFGATIEKRADGQYLEAPQRLRGTKIRLPYPSVGATEQVLLTAVLAEGVTELSNAAVEPEIEDLICVLQKMGAIIAMDTDRTIRVTGVDKLGGYTHRALSDRLEAASWASAALATEGNIYVRGAQQRSMMTFLNTYRKVGGAFEIDDEGIRFWHPGGSLKSIALETDVHPGFQTDWQQPLVVALTQASGLSIVHETVYESRLGFTSALNQMGAHIQLYRECLGGSDCRFGQRNFLHSAVVSGPTKLQGADLVIPDLRGGFSYLIAALAAQGTSRVHGIDLINRGYENFMEKLVELGAKVELPGKALG
- a CDS encoding HU family DNA-binding protein encodes the protein MNRSELVAALADRAEVTRKDADAVLAAFAETVGEIVAKGDEKVTIPGFLTFERTHRAARTARNPQTGEPINIPAGFSVKVSAGSKLKEAAKGK
- a CDS encoding NAD-dependent malic enzyme yields the protein MATAPSVSYSMTVRLEVPASGTAVSQLTTAVESHGGSVTGLDVTASGHEKLRIDVTIAASSTAHADEIVEGLSGIEGVILGKVSDRTFLMHLGGKIEMQSKHPIRNRDDLSMVYTPGVARVCMAIAENPEDARRLTIKRNTVAVVTDGSAVLGLGNIGPMAAMPVMEGKAALFKRFADIDAWPICLDTQDTDAIVEIVKAIAPGFAGINLEDISAPRCFEIEARLREALDIPVFHDDQHGTAIVVLAALTNALRVAGKAIGDIRVVMSGAGAAGTAILKLLIAAGVKNAVVADIHGVVHADRADLVDAKADSPLRWIADNTNPEGLTGTLKEAVRGADVFIGVSAPNVLDGDDVAAMAEGAIVFALANPDPEVDPAIARQTAAVVATGRSDFPNQINNVLVFPGVFRGLLDAQSRTVNTEMMLAAAAALADVVSEDELNPNYIIPSVFNDKVAGAVAGAVRNAAKAVGGAVTGATAS
- a CDS encoding HelD family protein translates to MAAQAHQQTALDQDRDSVRDREVGVEQEHLDQVYRRLEEKIHEAEFLMNDAAQRGQVGTPGALAERDAQVFRAGIHLNRLNNEFEDFLFGRIDLLLGKDGKKGPDGAYTAVEPAEGSVREDAEGKRSADIAETLHIGRIGVLDADYSPLVIDWRAPAAAPFYRSTPVDPGRVVRRRVIRSKGRKVLGVEDDLMRPELTAYLDGEQLPVIGDGALMAALGQARSHTMRDIVASIQAEQDLVIRAPAASVTYVEGGPGTGKTAVALHRAAYLLYQDRRRYAGGILIVSPTPLLVAYTEGVLPSLGEEGQVAIRAVGSLVDGAEATVYDSPAVARVKGSSRMLRVLRKAARGALEMGTVTAPQPRQGQLAFGDDDSDGDEAQAPAEQPTRLRVVAFGRRLELEAADLARIRQNALSGTAPVNLLRPRARKLLLDALWSQSGAGTRHSDPELAAELRSSFDDDITSEDDFLRFLDAWWPELTPRGVLAAMGDERRLGRWARRILNPGEVRKVARSLRREALSVHDVALLDELNAVLGTPVRPRKKREYDPLDQLTGLEELMPSREETQRERAERLAQERTEYAHVIVDEAQDLTPMQWRMVGRRGRHATWTVVGDPAQSSWSDPDEAAEARDEALGSRPRRRFTLTVNYRNPAEIAELAAKVLALAMPGSESPSAVRSTGVRPRFAVVRDGLGHTVREEAARLLDQVDGTVGVVVAMNRRDEAARWLSGLGDRVVALGSLEAKGLEYDATVVVSPAEIADESPAGLRVLYVALTRATQQLTVVSGSRDEPDADGVPDLLRE